Genomic window (Zingiber officinale cultivar Zhangliang chromosome 2B, Zo_v1.1, whole genome shotgun sequence):
ATCCAATAAGTTAGGGGAACGATGACCTTCCTAGTGGTTGTTTCCAAATAAATCTTATACTTGAAAATCTTAACTTCAATCAGCAATTGTAATATTTCTAGTCCTCCACATATCTTATACATAGCTGTAACAAATTATTTATACCAGAAGTGGGCACATCTGATGAATGTTATGATCTGACTAATTGGATAACACTTGCAAACTTTGTAGGAAGGCAACAACTTATAAGGGGAAATATACAGAGATTATGCAAACTTTCCAGAACAAAAGAAACCAAGATGAGAAATTAAGTAATAAGAACAGAGAAGGGGCAAAATATCCTTTATGCAGGAGTATTTGAATGAAAGATCTACCTGACACTGTAACTGGGTCTTGACCACGTCAAGAGGTGTGGTGACGGCTGCTGCCAAGGCACCCGCAGCAGCACCAGCAGTGGCATGCACAACCAGTCGCTCGTCATTTACGCTGTCTGGTGAGATCTCCGTTAGACCCCTCTTTGCCGCTTCATAGGTTGCGAAGTGCACCGCTGTATAGGGAGCATTCATCAACACGGTAGTCTTATACGAAGCAAAGAAAGCCCTAATCCCCTCCTCCCTCAAGACCCTGGCGACGCAATCCACAAACCCTTTATAAGGGCTACTCTTCAACTGCAAACGTTGCTTCACAGTGTCCATTGGAGTAAACACCGCATCGCTAGAGATGGTAGCGAGCACTCCAGATGCGGCATGAACGACGGGATTGTTAGGGTTTCCGGCGGAAAGGGACTCCTTGGAGAGCTCATACACGGAAAAGTACACGGCGTGGGCGGGGCCAGCGCCGAGGCTCATCGCACCAAGTCCACGGTATAGTCCACGGGTGCCCTCGGCAGCGAGGATGGTGCGAAGGGCCTGACGGAGGCTGAGAAGAGGCTGGCAGGGCGGGGATCCGGTCTGCATCCGGGTTTTAAGGGTATCGACGGGAAACATAGCAGTGTGCTCGACAAGGCCGGCGACAGATCCAGCGACCATGAACTGCCAGAAGTGGATGCCGTCGTGTTGCATGACGCCGAGGTCGCCGGAAGCAGGGAGGAGATCCGGCGGGTGGAACTTGGCCGTGGCGTCGGTGGCCATGGGAAGCAAAGATCGAGGTTAAGAGGGTCGATCACATCTATGACTCGGGAGGGGCGGTGCTGGTTCATAAAATCTATGACTTGGAAAACCGGCAATAAGACTTTATATTTCTAATTAGCGCAGCCACTCTGGTTCCTAAAATATGACCCCCGCAGAATACGACGCCAGACTACCATATTAGTTAGGagttgaatatttttaaaatgtaggTGAAATTTGAACCATTCATATGTTAGGATGTCCTATTGCTACTATATTATTTAGGAGTTGataaatttatatatacattaattttttttatttttaatcataCTATAAGTTCATTTGAGATCGATTATAAATTAATcctgtaatttatttttttatcttatttAAAGATGGACTATAATAAATGTTTAAAATGAATATAATcatcttttattaaaaaaaataatgtcatatcataatttatttatacatttaattttttttttagatgtttgatctctcttataaaagatcatGTTATAAAATATTCTCATGATGAGGTAATTATAATAGCTTTTATTGTATGTCACATTTGATAATGAGAAAGAGATTTTTAATGATGaactttatttcatttttatttgattttagttcattaatttaaaattttaagttttttttatttggtaAGGGTGGTGGAATTAGTTTTTGAATAGTTATTTCTTTTAGAGTTGCTTCTTATCTATTGTTTATACTGGTGCGCATGTATAAATTTTGTGAgagtttttttattttgtaaGAGTTTTTTTAGGAACAAGTGAAATTTTTGACCTATATATCAATCAGGTTTGATTAAGATTAAGTTTTGAACGATTAtgtgagattttttatttttacttttctttttgtcTAAAAATCTAAGGTTACCTTGAATAAGGATGTTtcaattagaataattttaacattTAGAATAGTAAAAGAGTTATTTTGGTCATTtactattttttcctttttttctttaaaacataaggggctaagtgttatttttttaatacaagGGAGAAACTTCTTTtggatgaaaaataaaatgagcttaaagttatttagccataattttaacatttaaATAGCAAAGTAAGGGTTATTTTgatcatttattatttttttctttttttctttaaaacatagGGGGCTAAgtgttatattttaaatataaggAGGCAAACTACTTTTGGATGGAAAACACAAGGGGGTTTAAAGTTATTTAGTCTATAAAATATTCTCCTTATATTTTCATATAGTGTTGGCAATATTAGATACTGctctaatttatatttttttgaatttatat
Coding sequences:
- the LOC122046510 gene encoding mitoferrin-like isoform X1; its protein translation is MATDATAKFHPPDLLPASGDLGVMQHDGIHFWQFMVAGSVAGLVEHTAMFPVDTLKTRMQTGSPPCQPLLSLRQALRTILAAEGTRGLYRGLGAMSLGAGPAHAVYFSVYELSKESLSAGNPNNPVVHAASGVLATISSDAVFTPMDTVKQRLQLKSSPYKGFVDCVARVLREEGIRAFFASYKTTVLMNAPYTAVHFATYEAAKRGLTEISPDSVNDERLVVHATAGAAAGALAAAVTTPLDVVKTQLQCQGVCGCDRFSSSSTSEVIHAIVRRDGYMGLLRGWKPRMLFHAPAAAICWTTYEAAKSFFHKLNDQK
- the LOC122046510 gene encoding mitoferrin-like isoform X2, producing MATDATAKFHPPDLLPASGDLGVMQHDGIHFWQFMVAGSVAGLVEHTAMFPVDTLKTRMQTGSPPCQPLLSLRQALRTILAAEGTRGLYRGLGAMSLGAGPAHAVYFSVYELSKESLSAGNPNNPVVHAASGVLATISSDAVFTPMDTVKQRLQLKSSPYKGFVDCVARVLREEGIRAFFASYKTTVLMNAPYTAVHFATYEAAKRGLTEISPDSVNDERLVVHATAGAAAGALAAAVTTPLDVVKTQLQCQQHPSFYSPTASLTSRRMTQESLELVVKILISALDDMGMRVLAIFSAGYSVW